Proteins encoded within one genomic window of Gallus gallus isolate bGalGal1 chromosome 1, bGalGal1.mat.broiler.GRCg7b, whole genome shotgun sequence:
- the SMPX gene encoding small muscular protein isoform X1, giving the protein MSKQPASHVKAIQANINIPMGAFRPGAGHPHKRKEVTPEEVEESVPATEEEKDKKHLPGARKLPGPAVNLSEIQNIKSELKFVPKAEQ; this is encoded by the exons atgtcaaaacagcCAGCGTCACATGTCAAAGCCATTCAG GCTAATATTAACATCCCCATGGGAGCATTCAGACCTGGTGCAGGACACCctcataaaagaaaagaagtaacacctgaagaagtggaggag AGTGTTCCTgctacagaagaggaaaaagacaagaagCATCTCCCAGGTGCTAGAAAACTTCCAGGTCCTGCTGTCAACTTATCAGAGATTCAGAACATAAAGAGTGAGCTGAAATTTGTCCCCAAAGCTGAGCAGTAG